The Micromonospora sp. NBC_00421 DNA window TCGCCGGCCTGGGCCGGGCCGACGCCGACCGGGCCGTCGACCGGTGGACCGACCGGCTGGGCCTGGCCGGGTTCCGTGAGGTCCGTCTGCCCGACCTGTCGAAGGGCACCGCGCAGAAGGTCGGCCTGGCCCAGGCGATGCTGCGTACCCCGGGCCTGCTGGTCCTCGACGAGCCCTGGGAGGGGCTGGACGCCGCCGCCCGGGGCCTGGTCCCGGAGCTGGTCGACGAGGTGTTGGCCGCCGGGGGAGCGGTCCTGGTCAGCGACCACCGGGGGGAGACGGTCCGACTCCCCGACGCCCGACACTGGACGGTGGCCGACGGCCTGGTCACCGAGGAGCCGGCCACCCGCCCGTCGGCCGTCGCGGTGGTCGAGGTCGCGGTGCCGGCCGCGCGGTTGGCCGGCACCGTCGCCCGGTTGCGCGCCGACGGCCACCACATTCTGCGGGTACGCGAACCCACCGCCCCGCCCCCGGGGCCGGCTCCGCCGGAGACCCCCGTCCCGCCCTCGCAGGCGACAGCACCACCTGCCCCCGACCCGTCCCCGGTGGTGGTGCCCTCGGTGGTCGATCCGTCTTCCAGTGGTGGGCCGATGGATGGCCCGACTTTCGGGGGTGGATCGACGGCTGACTTCGGGCGGGACGGTCGGGCGGAGGAGGCAGCCCGGTGAGCGCGCTGATCCGGATGCGGTTGGCCGGCTTCCTGCGTACCGGACGGGCGCTGGCACCGCTGCTGGCCGGCCTGGTCGCCCTCGGCATCCTCTACGGCGGCGGTCGGGCCCGGCCGGCGGAGGCGTACGGCGTCTGCGCCGTGGTGCTCTTTCCGGTCCTGGCCTGGCAGACCAAGATCCTGCTGGACGTCGAGCCGGAC harbors:
- a CDS encoding ABC transporter ATP-binding protein encodes the protein MRLEDVRLRYRRGGQWVLRGVTARLDPGEVAVVLGRNGAGKSTLLQLCAGVLRPARGRVVDRPPHVGWVPERFPADQPFTVTRYLSAMGRIAGLGRADADRAVDRWTDRLGLAGFREVRLPDLSKGTAQKVGLAQAMLRTPGLLVLDEPWEGLDAAARGLVPELVDEVLAAGGAVLVSDHRGETVRLPDARHWTVADGLVTEEPATRPSAVAVVEVAVPAARLAGTVARLRADGHHILRVREPTAPPPGPAPPETPVPPSQATAPPAPDPSPVVVPSVVDPSSSGGPMDGPTFGGGSTADFGRDGRAEEAAR